A genomic stretch from Myripristis murdjan chromosome 12, fMyrMur1.1, whole genome shotgun sequence includes:
- the prune2 gene encoding protein prune homolog 2 isoform X1 encodes MDLASESKMNSEGGEGRPAPPTSLPLQGGSTQRKKLSAPRISLSLDQSEDDLGETPDDLDINVDDLDTPDEGDYLDYTDHEMDWEDPKAANRSGPKEPHEPIPTYSAEEERQDGKLWRTVIIGEQEHRINMKCIEPYQRVISHGGYYGNGVNAIIVFAACFLPDSDREDYHEVMENLFLYVISTLELMVAEDYMIVYLNGATPHRRMPGLGWLKKCYQMIDRRLRKNLKSFIILHPSWFIRTILAITKPFISAKFSSKIKYVNSLDELQELIPMEYIHIPECIIRLDEELKEAAENSKMSNFLQGPEPTAGRTDRPDQASASSS; translated from the exons ATGGACCTGGCGTCTGAGAGTAAGATGAACTCGGAGGGGGGCGAAGGCAGACCAG cccctcccacctctctACCCCTGCAAGGAGGCTCCACCCAAAGAAAGAAGCTCTCCGCTCCTCGTATCAGCCTGTCACTGGACCAGAGCGAGGATGACCTCGGGGAGACGCCTGACGACCTTGACATAAACGTCGACGACCTTGATACTCCGGATGAGGGAGACTACCTGGACTACACAGACCATGAAATGGACTGGGAAG ACCCCAAAGCGGCTAATAGGAGCGGGCCAAAGGAGCCGCACGAACCGATCCCGACTTACAGTGCCGAGGAGGAGCGTCAGGACGGGAAGCTGTGGAGGACGGTCATCATCGGCGAGCAGGAGCATCGCATCAACATGAAGTGCATCGAGCCCTACCAGAGAGTCATCTCCCATGGAG GCTACTACGGCAATGGAGTCAACGCCATCATAGTGTTTGCGGCCTGTTTCCTGcctgacagtgacagagaggacTACCACGAAGTAATGGAGAACCTCTTCCT CTATGTGATCAGCACACTGGAGCTGATGGTGGCAGAGGACTACATGATCGTGTATCTGAACGGAGCAACGCCCCACAGGAGGATGCCCGGCCTCGGCTGGCTCAAGAAATGTTACCAGATGATTGACAGAAG GCTCAGGAAGAACTTGAAATCCTTCATTATCCTCCATCCATCATGGTTCATTAGGACCATTTTAGCCATTACCAAGCCCTTCATCAG CGCGAAGTTcagcagtaaaataaagtaCGTGAACAGCTTGGACGAGCTGCAAGAACTCATCCCCATGGAATACATCCATATCCCAGAGTGCATCATTAG ACTTGACGAGGAGCTGAAGGAAGCAGCGGAGAACTCAAA aatGAGTAATTTTCTGCAGGGACCGGAGCCAACAGCAGGCAGAACAGA
- the prune2 gene encoding protein prune homolog 2 isoform X2, with the protein MDLASESKMNSEGGEGRPAPPTSLPLQGGSTQRKKLSAPRISLSLDQSEDDLGETPDDLDINVDDLDTPDEGDYLDYTDHEMDWEDPKAANRSGPKEPHEPIPTYSAEEERQDGKLWRTVIIGEQEHRINMKCIEPYQRVISHGGYYGNGVNAIIVFAACFLPDSDREDYHEVMENLFLYVISTLELMVAEDYMIVYLNGATPHRRMPGLGWLKKCYQMIDRRLRKNLKSFIILHPSWFIRTILAITKPFISAKFSSKIKYVNSLDELQELIPMEYIHIPECIIRLDEELKEAAENSKMSNFLQGPEPTAGRTEPDQASASSS; encoded by the exons ATGGACCTGGCGTCTGAGAGTAAGATGAACTCGGAGGGGGGCGAAGGCAGACCAG cccctcccacctctctACCCCTGCAAGGAGGCTCCACCCAAAGAAAGAAGCTCTCCGCTCCTCGTATCAGCCTGTCACTGGACCAGAGCGAGGATGACCTCGGGGAGACGCCTGACGACCTTGACATAAACGTCGACGACCTTGATACTCCGGATGAGGGAGACTACCTGGACTACACAGACCATGAAATGGACTGGGAAG ACCCCAAAGCGGCTAATAGGAGCGGGCCAAAGGAGCCGCACGAACCGATCCCGACTTACAGTGCCGAGGAGGAGCGTCAGGACGGGAAGCTGTGGAGGACGGTCATCATCGGCGAGCAGGAGCATCGCATCAACATGAAGTGCATCGAGCCCTACCAGAGAGTCATCTCCCATGGAG GCTACTACGGCAATGGAGTCAACGCCATCATAGTGTTTGCGGCCTGTTTCCTGcctgacagtgacagagaggacTACCACGAAGTAATGGAGAACCTCTTCCT CTATGTGATCAGCACACTGGAGCTGATGGTGGCAGAGGACTACATGATCGTGTATCTGAACGGAGCAACGCCCCACAGGAGGATGCCCGGCCTCGGCTGGCTCAAGAAATGTTACCAGATGATTGACAGAAG GCTCAGGAAGAACTTGAAATCCTTCATTATCCTCCATCCATCATGGTTCATTAGGACCATTTTAGCCATTACCAAGCCCTTCATCAG CGCGAAGTTcagcagtaaaataaagtaCGTGAACAGCTTGGACGAGCTGCAAGAACTCATCCCCATGGAATACATCCATATCCCAGAGTGCATCATTAG ACTTGACGAGGAGCTGAAGGAAGCAGCGGAGAACTCAAA aatGAGTAATTTTCTGCAGGGACCGGAGCCAACAGCAGGCAGAACAGA